From the genome of Nakamurella flavida, one region includes:
- a CDS encoding carbohydrate ABC transporter permease has product MSSMLDEPVLPDTGATPPPPGKPPVQVPKWRRDLRPYLLSVPAVALIIGILYPFVIGVIFAFQNYSAQTTRNRRFIGFENFQQVLTPGGTFFIGHAAWVTVYYAVLATVIETVLGVGIALLLNRSTIIGRIFEKVLILPLMIAPAIAALAWKFMYNADFGVLNHVLGLGTFNWLSADTALYSAVLVDVWIYTPFVAILVLAGIRSLPREPFEASSVDGAGPVYMFRRLMLPLIWPYILVAVIFRFMDCLKIFDIPQVLTGGGPGDATTTLQVSAFKDLINNGQYSRGATYMFILWIIVFITARVLVGVLGRAQRRAAGAED; this is encoded by the coding sequence ATGTCCTCCATGCTGGACGAACCGGTCCTGCCCGACACGGGCGCGACCCCGCCCCCGCCGGGCAAACCCCCGGTCCAGGTGCCGAAGTGGCGACGGGACCTGCGTCCCTACCTGCTCTCGGTCCCGGCCGTCGCGCTGATCATCGGCATCCTCTACCCGTTCGTCATCGGGGTGATCTTCGCGTTCCAGAACTACTCGGCCCAGACCACCCGCAACCGGCGGTTCATCGGGTTCGAGAACTTCCAGCAGGTGCTCACCCCGGGCGGCACGTTCTTCATCGGGCACGCGGCCTGGGTCACCGTCTACTACGCGGTGCTGGCCACCGTCATCGAGACGGTGCTCGGCGTCGGGATCGCGCTGCTGCTCAACCGGTCGACGATCATCGGGCGCATCTTCGAGAAGGTGCTGATCCTCCCGCTGATGATCGCGCCCGCCATCGCCGCGCTGGCCTGGAAGTTCATGTACAACGCGGACTTCGGCGTGCTGAACCACGTGCTCGGGCTGGGCACCTTCAACTGGCTGTCGGCCGACACGGCGCTGTACTCCGCGGTGCTGGTCGACGTCTGGATCTACACCCCGTTCGTGGCCATCCTCGTGCTCGCCGGCATCCGGTCGCTGCCCCGTGAGCCGTTCGAGGCGTCCTCGGTCGACGGCGCCGGGCCGGTCTACATGTTCCGCCGGCTGATGCTGCCGCTGATCTGGCCGTACATCCTGGTCGCGGTCATCTTCCGGTTCATGGACTGCCTGAAGATCTTCGACATCCCGCAGGTGCTCACCGGCGGTGGCCCGGGCGACGCGACCACCACCCTGCAGGTCAGCGCGTTCAAGGACCTCATCAACAACGGGCAGTACTCCCGTGGCGCCACCTACATGTTCATCCTGTGGATCATCGTCTTCATCACCGCCCGGGTGCTGGTCGGGGTCCTCGGCAGGGCCCAGCGGCGCGCAGCCGGAGCGGAGGACTGA
- a CDS encoding ABC transporter substrate-binding protein: MNRFDPNPLIRPGSGLSRRSMLKAMGLGGALAASVPLLSACGLTGGGDDAAGGGSSSAAAGDVTGDFDWKKASGTTIRLLRTPHPYVSTFDQMGLYKEFTELTGITVEYDDVPEADYFTKLTSELQGASSAHDVFMTGAYFIWQYGPPGWMEDLQPWLDNTSATSPEYDFDDIFEGLRTSTRWDFQKGSALGTGGQWAIPWGFETNVICYNKEVFDAKGIKPAETFDDLIQLSTDLTDRSAGTYGISYRGSKSWATIHPGFMTQFTREGGKDFSFTDGKLVPTMNSDAAVTFTQKWADLAKNAGPSGWTSYEYPQATQDLADGKAMMVYDADSATYPKWKGTAVAGKLGWHPGPAGPDGSYGTNLWTWSLAMNSAAKPENKLAAWLFIQWATGKDALSKAATSGNFADPVRQTVFDGAFKTSIGTEYPGYLETFEKVIGSTKIQFTPQTQFFATTEDWAGALQDIYGGQDAKTRLDALASATADKVNQA, from the coding sequence ATGAACCGTTTCGACCCCAACCCCCTGATCCGCCCCGGGTCCGGGCTGTCCCGGCGTTCCATGCTCAAGGCCATGGGGCTCGGCGGCGCGCTGGCGGCCTCGGTCCCGCTGCTGTCCGCCTGTGGTCTCACCGGCGGCGGTGACGACGCCGCCGGCGGCGGGTCCTCCTCCGCAGCGGCCGGCGACGTCACCGGCGACTTCGACTGGAAGAAGGCCTCGGGCACCACCATCCGCCTGCTGCGCACCCCGCACCCGTACGTCTCCACCTTCGACCAGATGGGGCTGTACAAGGAGTTCACCGAGCTGACCGGCATCACCGTCGAGTACGACGACGTGCCCGAGGCCGACTACTTCACCAAGCTGACCTCGGAGCTCCAGGGCGCCTCCAGCGCCCACGACGTGTTCATGACCGGTGCCTACTTCATCTGGCAGTACGGCCCGCCCGGATGGATGGAGGACCTGCAGCCCTGGCTGGACAACACCTCGGCCACGTCCCCGGAGTACGACTTCGACGACATCTTCGAGGGTCTGCGCACCTCGACCCGCTGGGACTTCCAGAAGGGGTCGGCGCTGGGCACCGGCGGCCAGTGGGCCATCCCGTGGGGCTTCGAGACCAACGTCATCTGCTACAACAAGGAGGTCTTCGACGCCAAGGGCATCAAGCCGGCCGAGACTTTCGACGACCTCATCCAGCTGTCCACCGACCTGACCGACCGCTCGGCCGGGACCTACGGCATCTCCTACCGCGGGTCGAAGTCCTGGGCGACCATCCACCCCGGCTTCATGACCCAGTTCACCCGCGAGGGCGGCAAGGACTTCTCCTTCACCGACGGCAAGCTCGTCCCGACGATGAACTCCGACGCCGCGGTCACCTTCACGCAGAAGTGGGCCGACCTGGCCAAGAACGCCGGCCCGTCCGGCTGGACCAGCTACGAGTACCCGCAGGCCACCCAGGATCTCGCCGACGGCAAGGCCATGATGGTCTACGACGCGGACTCCGCGACGTACCCGAAGTGGAAGGGCACCGCGGTCGCCGGCAAGCTCGGCTGGCACCCCGGCCCGGCCGGCCCGGACGGCAGCTACGGCACCAACCTGTGGACCTGGTCGCTGGCCATGAACTCCGCGGCCAAGCCCGAGAACAAGCTGGCCGCCTGGCTGTTCATCCAGTGGGCCACCGGCAAGGACGCGCTGTCCAAGGCCGCGACGTCGGGCAACTTCGCCGATCCGGTCCGCCAGACGGTGTTCGACGGCGCGTTCAAGACCTCCATCGGCACCGAGTACCCCGGGTACCTGGAGACCTTCGAGAAGGTCATCGGCTCCACCAAGATCCAGTTCACCCCGCAGACCCAGTTCTTCGCCACCACCGAGGACTGGGCCGGGGCCCTGCAGGACATCTACGGCGGGCAGGACGCCAAGACCCGCCTCGACGCGCTGGCCTCGGCCACCGCCGACAAGGTCAACCAGGCCTGA
- a CDS encoding histidine phosphatase family protein: MTRTDPAPAHLVLSRHGQTVWHAENRYAGTSDVDLTEVGLAQAEALARWATGADLRAMYCSPVRRARLTAEPVATALGRPAVVVDELAEVHFGMAEGLTIAEVREQDPQVAAAFLADPVRHPFPGAEPVEGAAVRGATALRRIAAAHPGERVLVVAHNTLLRLSLCVLLGIPLAHYRRVLPRLDNGTLTDIQLTGGDGDLAALRSFNVPLEVPVPVRSGAVADRHPSLSVSLDGGTPS, translated from the coding sequence GTGACCCGCACCGACCCGGCCCCGGCCCACCTGGTCCTGTCCCGGCACGGGCAGACCGTCTGGCACGCGGAGAACCGGTACGCCGGCACCAGCGACGTCGACCTCACCGAGGTCGGCCTCGCCCAGGCGGAGGCCCTGGCCCGCTGGGCCACCGGGGCCGACCTGCGGGCCATGTACTGCTCCCCGGTCCGCCGGGCCCGGCTGACGGCGGAGCCGGTGGCCACCGCCCTGGGTCGGCCCGCCGTCGTGGTGGACGAGCTGGCCGAGGTGCACTTCGGCATGGCCGAGGGACTGACCATCGCCGAGGTGCGGGAGCAGGACCCGCAGGTCGCGGCGGCCTTCCTGGCCGATCCGGTCCGGCACCCGTTCCCCGGAGCCGAACCGGTGGAGGGGGCGGCGGTCCGCGGAGCCACCGCGCTGCGCCGGATTGCCGCGGCCCATCCCGGCGAGCGGGTGCTCGTCGTCGCCCACAACACGCTGCTGCGGCTGTCGCTGTGCGTGCTCCTGGGCATCCCGCTCGCGCACTACCGGCGGGTGCTGCCGCGCCTGGACAACGGCACCCTCACCGACATCCAGCTCACCGGCGGGGACGGCGATCTCGCCGCCCTCCGCAGCTTCAACGTCCCGCTCGAGGTCCCCGTCCCCGTGCGTTCCGGCGCGGTCGCCGACCGCCACCCGTCCCTGTCCGTCAGCCTCGATGGAGGAACCCCGTCATGA
- a CDS encoding glycerol-3-phosphate dehydrogenase/oxidase: MTMQQTGQGAVGDRARPTTDGPVPGGRPGQLNAGQRAESLAAAAAGVDVLVIGAGITGAGCALDAASRGLSVALVDAGDIAVGTSSRSGKVLHGGLRYLEQYNFALVYHAIVERDLQVKVIAPHLAQPEPFLYPLTKHWERPYAGAGITLYDIFGLRGNAVPKQRHFTRRGAVRHAPSLDPAVVTGAIQYADVRMDDARHTLAVARTAAANGAHVIPRAAVVDFLHTGDRITGAVVRDGVTDRTHEIRARVVINAAGAWSDDLQQLAGANTFAVQPAKGVHLLLRKEAIDSDTGILARASDSVIIARRWWDYWLVGTTDTPWTGDKGAPVAEVEDVEYLLRELNHFLARKVTTDDVLGVYAGVRPLLKPVGVDGETTSALSRDHSIVPGPDGLITIVGGKYTTYRLMAEDTVDTAVATTDFGRRVPGSVTRATPLVGAQGWAALQNRMPLLARDHHLTEHTMQRLLTRYGNEVSDVLALGAVDASWVHPVKEWAGYLPAEIVYGVRAEGAMTLKDLLVRRTHLAIELPDGAVSVAPAIAALVAPLLGWDEAETARQIAGHEAEVAADRAALEAVRAGVGGAVTAEPTAAERDRADTDAGSPSPGAPA; the protein is encoded by the coding sequence ATGACGATGCAGCAGACCGGGCAGGGCGCCGTCGGCGACCGGGCCCGCCCCACCACCGACGGCCCCGTCCCCGGTGGGCGCCCCGGGCAGCTGAACGCCGGGCAGCGGGCCGAGAGCCTGGCCGCCGCGGCCGCGGGCGTGGACGTGCTCGTCATCGGGGCCGGGATCACCGGCGCCGGGTGCGCGCTGGACGCGGCGAGTCGCGGGTTGTCGGTGGCTCTGGTCGACGCCGGTGACATCGCCGTCGGGACGTCGTCCCGGTCGGGCAAGGTGCTGCACGGCGGCCTGCGCTACCTCGAGCAGTACAACTTCGCCCTCGTCTACCACGCCATCGTCGAACGGGACCTGCAGGTCAAGGTCATCGCCCCGCACCTGGCGCAACCCGAACCGTTCCTCTACCCGCTCACCAAGCACTGGGAGCGGCCCTACGCCGGCGCCGGCATCACCCTGTACGACATCTTCGGCCTGCGCGGCAACGCCGTCCCCAAACAGCGGCACTTCACCCGCCGCGGCGCCGTCCGGCACGCCCCGTCGCTCGACCCCGCGGTGGTCACCGGTGCGATCCAGTACGCCGACGTGCGGATGGACGACGCCCGGCACACGCTCGCCGTCGCCCGGACCGCGGCCGCCAACGGCGCGCACGTGATCCCCCGGGCCGCCGTCGTGGACTTCCTGCACACCGGCGATCGGATCACCGGGGCCGTGGTGCGTGACGGGGTGACCGACCGCACCCACGAGATCCGGGCCCGGGTGGTGATCAACGCCGCCGGCGCCTGGTCGGACGATCTGCAGCAGTTGGCCGGGGCCAACACGTTCGCCGTCCAGCCGGCCAAGGGTGTGCACCTGCTGCTCCGCAAGGAGGCCATCGACTCCGACACCGGCATCCTGGCCCGGGCCAGCGACTCGGTGATCATCGCCCGCCGTTGGTGGGACTACTGGCTGGTCGGCACCACCGACACCCCGTGGACCGGCGACAAGGGCGCCCCGGTGGCCGAGGTGGAGGACGTGGAGTACCTGCTCCGCGAGCTCAACCACTTCCTGGCCCGCAAGGTGACCACCGACGACGTGCTCGGCGTCTACGCCGGGGTGCGGCCGTTGCTCAAGCCGGTCGGGGTGGACGGGGAGACCACCTCCGCGCTCTCCCGCGACCACTCCATCGTCCCCGGCCCCGACGGGCTGATCACCATCGTGGGCGGCAAGTACACGACCTACCGTCTGATGGCCGAGGACACCGTCGACACCGCCGTGGCCACGACCGATTTCGGCCGCCGCGTGCCCGGGTCGGTGACCCGGGCGACCCCGCTGGTCGGGGCGCAGGGCTGGGCGGCGCTGCAGAACCGGATGCCGCTGCTGGCTCGCGACCACCACCTCACCGAGCACACCATGCAGCGGCTGCTCACCCGCTACGGGAACGAGGTGTCCGACGTCCTCGCGCTGGGTGCGGTGGATGCGTCCTGGGTCCACCCGGTCAAGGAGTGGGCCGGCTACCTGCCCGCCGAGATCGTGTACGGCGTCCGGGCCGAGGGGGCGATGACCCTCAAGGACCTCCTCGTCCGGCGCACCCATCTGGCCATCGAGCTCCCCGACGGCGCCGTGTCGGTGGCCCCGGCCATCGCCGCGCTGGTCGCCCCGCTGCTGGGCTGGGACGAGGCCGAGACGGCGCGGCAGATCGCCGGGCACGAGGCCGAGGTAGCCGCGGACCGCGCCGCCCTGGAGGCGGTCCGCGCCGGGGTGGGCGGTGCGGTGACCGCGGAGCCGACGGCCGCGGAGCGAGACCGGGCGGACACCGACGCCGGGTCGCCCTCGCCGGGAGCCCCGGCGTGA
- a CDS encoding HAD family hydrolase — translation MTGDPAGRITAATADGPPFHGVVFDMDGIVGDTEHLWDLSWAAYAQAHHTPWQHEDSVDTMGMSVPEWSARLVERTGSGETAEQAADFCVQYIVGRVRAGEAGLMPGGPELVRFAASRVPIALATSSARPIIEVLLADGGLDRLFGAVVTSAEVPRGKPSPDVYLEAARQIGLSGRAGIGIEDSGNGIRSAHGAGLYVIAIPNRQFPPRPEALALAHHVAQDHADALAHLTGLLADPAAT, via the coding sequence GTGACCGGCGACCCCGCCGGTCGGATCACGGCGGCCACGGCCGACGGGCCCCCGTTCCACGGTGTCGTCTTCGACATGGACGGCATCGTCGGGGACACCGAGCACCTGTGGGACCTGAGTTGGGCGGCGTACGCGCAGGCGCACCACACCCCGTGGCAGCACGAGGATTCCGTGGACACGATGGGCATGAGCGTCCCGGAGTGGTCGGCGCGCCTGGTGGAGCGCACCGGGAGCGGGGAGACCGCCGAGCAGGCCGCGGACTTCTGCGTGCAGTACATCGTGGGCCGGGTGCGGGCGGGGGAGGCGGGCCTGATGCCCGGTGGGCCGGAATTGGTCCGCTTCGCGGCATCCCGGGTACCGATCGCGCTGGCCACCTCCTCGGCCCGGCCCATCATCGAGGTGCTGCTGGCCGACGGCGGGCTGGACCGGCTCTTCGGTGCCGTGGTGACCAGCGCCGAGGTCCCGCGCGGAAAGCCCAGTCCCGACGTGTATCTCGAGGCGGCCCGGCAGATCGGGCTGAGCGGGCGCGCCGGTATCGGCATCGAGGACTCCGGCAACGGCATCCGCTCCGCGCACGGCGCCGGTCTGTACGTCATCGCCATCCCCAACCGGCAGTTCCCGCCGCGTCCCGAGGCGCTCGCGCTGGCCCACCACGTGGCGCAGGATCACGCCGACGCGCTGGCCCATCTCACCGGGCTGCTGGCCGATCCCGCTGCGACCTGA
- a CDS encoding FGGY-family carbohydrate kinase, with translation MAHEDQPVYVGVDVGTSMAKAAAFDRTGAMLAVASRPVPLQHPAPGQVEQDPDVIVGSVRAVLAEITRATGVRRPAVVALTGQGDGCWLYDDRGVPVRTAVSWMDGRGAGVLGEWTDRGVPDEIFAENGNLLFPGASAPILAWLDQHEPAVLDAATTAGNVKDLLFLRMTGVRATDATDASLPFGSLTPAADYSDRVLELTGLTHRRDLLAPVVRPVPSATLTEAGAGATGLAAGVPVTAGPYDIPACAVGSGVVRPGDGLLIAGTTLACSVLTDAYDLTGRHAGMTITMPEPDRWLRVMAAMVGTACLDWVMATLLAGFDQLESILAESPPGARGVEVLPYFAPSGERAPFVHPGATGQFSGIDLTTTRADIIRGVCEGLAYAARDCFSAADLTGTVFVCGGGSASRAWMQIFASVLNRPLSLARAGEVGARGAVLAASDALGLGLDRAVWTAPSAVIEPDPAAVEVYEEGFRRYLSHQVLAREMWVR, from the coding sequence GTGGCCCACGAGGACCAGCCCGTGTACGTGGGCGTCGACGTCGGCACCTCGATGGCCAAGGCGGCCGCCTTCGACCGCACCGGCGCGATGCTCGCCGTCGCCTCCCGGCCGGTGCCGCTCCAGCACCCGGCCCCCGGGCAGGTCGAGCAGGACCCGGACGTCATCGTCGGCAGCGTGCGGGCCGTGCTGGCCGAGATCACCCGGGCGACCGGCGTGCGCCGGCCCGCCGTGGTCGCGCTCACCGGGCAGGGCGACGGGTGCTGGCTGTACGACGACCGGGGGGTGCCGGTGCGTACCGCGGTGTCCTGGATGGACGGCCGGGGCGCCGGGGTGCTGGGCGAGTGGACCGATCGCGGTGTCCCGGACGAGATCTTCGCCGAGAACGGCAATCTGCTCTTCCCGGGGGCATCGGCACCCATCCTGGCCTGGCTCGACCAGCACGAGCCGGCCGTGCTGGACGCTGCCACCACCGCCGGGAACGTCAAGGATCTACTGTTCCTCCGGATGACCGGGGTCCGCGCCACCGACGCGACCGATGCCTCCCTGCCCTTCGGGTCGCTGACGCCGGCCGCGGACTACTCCGACCGGGTGCTCGAGCTGACCGGGCTGACCCACCGGCGGGACCTGCTGGCGCCGGTGGTCCGCCCCGTGCCCTCGGCCACCCTCACCGAGGCGGGCGCCGGGGCCACCGGCCTGGCGGCCGGGGTGCCGGTCACCGCCGGGCCGTACGACATCCCGGCCTGCGCCGTGGGTTCCGGGGTGGTCCGCCCCGGGGACGGCCTGCTGATCGCGGGCACCACGCTGGCCTGTTCGGTGCTCACCGATGCCTACGACCTGACCGGCCGGCACGCCGGGATGACGATCACCATGCCCGAGCCGGACCGCTGGCTGCGGGTGATGGCGGCGATGGTCGGCACCGCCTGCTTGGACTGGGTGATGGCCACCCTGCTGGCCGGGTTCGACCAGTTGGAGTCCATCCTGGCCGAGAGTCCGCCCGGTGCGCGGGGTGTCGAGGTGCTGCCGTACTTCGCGCCGTCCGGCGAGCGGGCCCCGTTCGTCCATCCGGGGGCCACCGGGCAGTTCTCCGGCATCGACCTGACCACCACCCGGGCCGACATCATCCGCGGGGTGTGCGAGGGGCTCGCGTACGCGGCGCGGGACTGCTTCAGCGCGGCCGACCTCACCGGGACGGTGTTCGTCTGCGGCGGCGGGTCGGCCTCCCGCGCCTGGATGCAGATCTTCGCCTCCGTGCTGAACCGACCGCTCTCACTGGCCCGGGCCGGTGAGGTGGGCGCCCGTGGCGCGGTGCTGGCCGCCTCCGACGCGCTCGGTCTCGGTCTGGACCGGGCGGTGTGGACGGCGCCGTCCGCGGTGATCGAACCGGATCCGGCCGCGGTCGAGGTGTACGAGGAGGGCTTCCGGCGGTACCTCAGCCACCAGGTGCTGGCCCGGGAGATGTGGGTGCGCTGA
- a CDS encoding mannitol dehydrogenase family protein, with protein sequence MKLSESVLPRLPEGIAVPAYDRAALTAGIVHIGVGHFHRAHQAMYLDRLLAAGETDWAIWGIGVRSGDALATRLVEQDCLYTLTAKHPDGSTTSTVIGSIIGYTSAAQDGEAAIARLADPATKIISLTVTEGGYGIDAVTGAFSGRDDERITADLADPTSHRSWLGLVVQGLRRRRDTEAGPVTLMSCDNMQDNGHVTRTVLTGFVDAVAPDLRDWVEANMTFPNSMVDRVVPGTTAEDRERLRTQFDLEDAWPVTGEPFAQWVVQDDFAAGRPPLETVGVDVVDAVEPYEIMKLRLANGNHQASCFFGYLLGYEFVHEAIADPDIHAMLLRYIDTEAVPTLQPIPGVDMNAWGRTVLERFGNPQLRDPITRICEDTSNRIPRFLLPTVRDQLAQHGPVTICAAVVAGWARYAQGTDEQGRPIDVQDPRSAVVTPAARAESTVPGSFLGLTEIFGDLGDRPAFADRFREAFAELESAGTRALVRRLAG encoded by the coding sequence ATGAAGCTGAGCGAATCCGTCCTGCCCCGGCTCCCGGAGGGGATCGCCGTGCCGGCCTACGACCGCGCGGCCCTGACGGCCGGCATCGTGCACATCGGGGTCGGCCACTTCCACCGCGCGCACCAGGCCATGTACCTGGACCGGCTGCTGGCCGCCGGGGAGACGGACTGGGCGATCTGGGGCATCGGCGTCCGGTCCGGCGACGCGCTGGCCACCCGCCTGGTCGAGCAGGACTGCCTGTACACGCTGACCGCCAAGCACCCCGACGGCAGCACGACCAGCACGGTGATCGGGTCGATCATCGGCTACACCAGCGCCGCGCAGGACGGTGAGGCGGCGATCGCCCGCCTCGCCGACCCGGCCACGAAGATCATCTCGCTGACCGTCACCGAGGGCGGCTACGGCATCGACGCGGTCACCGGCGCGTTCAGCGGCCGGGACGACGAGCGGATCACCGCCGATCTCGCCGACCCCACCTCGCACCGGTCCTGGCTCGGGCTGGTCGTGCAGGGGCTGCGCCGCCGCCGGGACACCGAGGCCGGCCCGGTCACCCTGATGTCGTGCGACAACATGCAGGACAACGGGCACGTCACCCGGACCGTGCTCACCGGCTTCGTCGATGCGGTCGCCCCCGACCTGCGCGACTGGGTCGAGGCCAACATGACCTTCCCCAACTCCATGGTCGACCGGGTGGTGCCGGGCACCACCGCGGAGGACCGGGAGCGCCTGCGCACGCAGTTCGACCTCGAGGACGCCTGGCCGGTCACCGGCGAGCCCTTCGCCCAGTGGGTGGTGCAGGACGACTTCGCCGCCGGACGCCCGCCGCTGGAGACCGTCGGGGTCGACGTGGTCGACGCGGTCGAGCCGTACGAGATCATGAAGTTGCGGCTGGCCAACGGGAACCACCAGGCGTCGTGCTTCTTCGGGTACCTGCTCGGGTACGAGTTCGTCCACGAGGCCATCGCCGACCCGGACATCCACGCCATGCTGCTGCGCTACATCGACACCGAGGCGGTCCCCACCCTGCAGCCCATCCCCGGGGTGGACATGAACGCCTGGGGCAGAACCGTTCTCGAGCGGTTCGGCAACCCCCAGCTGCGCGACCCGATCACCCGGATCTGCGAGGACACCTCGAACCGCATCCCGCGCTTCCTGCTGCCCACGGTGCGCGACCAGCTGGCCCAGCACGGCCCGGTCACCATCTGCGCCGCGGTCGTCGCCGGCTGGGCCCGGTACGCGCAGGGCACCGACGAGCAGGGCCGGCCCATCGACGTGCAGGACCCGCGCAGCGCCGTCGTCACCCCGGCCGCCCGGGCGGAGAGCACCGTCCCGGGGAGCTTCCTGGGACTGACGGAGATCTTCGGCGACCTGGGCGACCGGCCGGCGTTCGCCGACCGCTTCCGCGAGGCGTTCGCCGAGCTGGAGTCCGCGGGCACCCGGGCCCTGGTCCGCCGACTCGCCGGCTGA
- a CDS encoding Pr6Pr family membrane protein, protein MLRNAVVVGRLVFAAATLAGILTQLVITVTGDHGVVNFFSYFTILSNLLAGLVFVAGAVRLARGQEDGPLAVAIRGASVVYMLFVGVVFSTLLSGADLGPLEPWVNTVHHYVMPVVVLVDWLVWPPARRLPLRTAALYLLFPLIYTVYSLIRGAVTGWYAYPFFNPSVSGGYGGVALLCAGMLVAFLLIALLVRWLGNARVRATPTPRVAGRL, encoded by the coding sequence ATGCTCAGGAACGCCGTGGTCGTCGGCCGTCTGGTGTTCGCGGCCGCGACCCTCGCCGGCATCCTGACCCAGCTGGTCATCACCGTCACCGGCGACCACGGGGTGGTGAACTTCTTCAGTTACTTCACGATCCTGTCGAACCTGCTGGCCGGTCTGGTGTTCGTCGCCGGCGCCGTACGGCTGGCCCGCGGTCAGGAGGACGGGCCGCTCGCCGTCGCGATCCGCGGCGCCTCGGTGGTCTACATGCTCTTCGTCGGGGTCGTCTTCAGCACCCTGCTCAGCGGCGCGGACCTGGGGCCGCTGGAGCCGTGGGTGAACACCGTGCACCACTACGTCATGCCGGTGGTCGTCCTCGTCGACTGGCTGGTGTGGCCGCCCGCCCGCCGCCTCCCGCTGCGGACAGCGGCGCTGTACCTGCTCTTCCCGCTCATCTACACCGTGTACTCGCTGATCCGGGGCGCGGTGACCGGCTGGTACGCCTACCCGTTCTTCAACCCGTCGGTCTCCGGCGGATACGGCGGTGTGGCCCTGCTGTGCGCCGGCATGCTCGTCGCCTTCCTGCTCATCGCCCTGCTGGTCCGGTGGCTGGGCAACGCCCGGGTCCGCGCGACGCCCACCCCGCGCGTGGCCGGGCGGCTCTGA
- a CDS encoding manganese efflux pump: MSFFSLVLIALGVSADAFAVALGKGLHMRRFDYRSAALVAVTFGVFQGVMPLIGWLLASSFASQIVAVDHWIAFGLLALIGGKMLYEALFGGEDVEPDSDGISVRALLVLALATSIDALAVGISFAFLEVSILGAAGLIALFTLVISFVGVVLGHRMGARLGRPAEVAGGLVLIVIGISILVEHLGGGGTALG; the protein is encoded by the coding sequence GTGTCGTTCTTCTCCCTGGTCCTGATCGCGCTGGGCGTCTCGGCCGACGCCTTCGCCGTCGCCCTGGGCAAGGGCCTGCACATGAGGCGGTTCGACTACCGCAGCGCCGCCCTCGTCGCCGTGACGTTCGGCGTGTTCCAGGGCGTCATGCCGCTGATCGGTTGGCTGCTCGCGTCCAGCTTCGCCAGCCAGATCGTCGCGGTGGACCACTGGATCGCGTTCGGACTGCTCGCCCTGATCGGCGGCAAGATGCTCTACGAGGCCCTCTTCGGCGGCGAGGACGTCGAGCCGGACAGCGACGGCATCTCCGTCCGGGCACTGCTGGTCCTGGCCCTGGCCACCAGCATCGACGCGCTCGCCGTCGGTATCAGCTTCGCGTTCCTGGAGGTGTCCATCCTGGGCGCAGCCGGTCTGATCGCCCTGTTCACGCTGGTCATCAGCTTCGTCGGCGTGGTGCTCGGCCACCGGATGGGCGCCCGGCTGGGTCGCCCGGCGGAGGTCGCCGGCGGCCTCGTCCTCATCGTGATCGGCATCAGCATCCTGGTCGAGCACCTCGGCGGCGGCGGCACCGCGCTGGGCTGA
- a CDS encoding class I SAM-dependent methyltransferase: MQLDPALYGEGLADIYDLIYPVSPEVDSAADFVAARTPAGGTVLEFGVGTGRIATALAERGLKVNGVDASQRMLDRLAEKTADLPVMATLGDFTSVDCGGSHDTVLIALNTLFMVPSQEGQIQVLQNARRHLADDGALIVEVYEPTRFHSLPGGTDTMIQHLDRESLLLCSIQVDKVNQIAAIGQAYLRSGELRKTPEISRYAFPAEVDLMARIAGLQLTERYEDWDGRYFEHRSVRHISVYRPVPDAD; encoded by the coding sequence ATGCAGCTCGATCCCGCCCTGTACGGCGAAGGTCTCGCCGACATCTACGACCTGATCTACCCGGTCTCCCCCGAGGTGGACTCCGCCGCCGACTTCGTCGCCGCCCGCACCCCCGCGGGCGGGACGGTGCTGGAGTTCGGGGTGGGGACCGGGCGGATCGCCACCGCCCTGGCCGAACGCGGCCTGAAGGTCAACGGGGTGGACGCCTCCCAGCGCATGCTCGACCGGCTGGCCGAGAAGACCGCGGATCTCCCGGTGATGGCCACCCTCGGCGACTTCACGTCGGTGGACTGCGGCGGCAGCCACGACACCGTGCTCATCGCCCTGAACACCCTGTTCATGGTGCCGAGCCAGGAGGGGCAGATCCAGGTCCTGCAGAACGCCCGTCGGCATCTCGCCGACGACGGCGCCCTGATCGTGGAGGTGTACGAGCCGACCCGCTTCCACTCGCTGCCCGGCGGCACCGACACGATGATCCAGCACCTGGACCGGGAGTCCCTGCTGCTGTGCAGCATCCAGGTGGACAAGGTCAACCAGATCGCCGCGATCGGGCAGGCCTACCTGCGGTCCGGCGAACTGCGCAAGACCCCGGAGATCAGCCGCTACGCCTTCCCGGCGGAGGTCGACCTGATGGCCCGGATCGCCGGCCTGCAGCTCACCGAGCGGTACGAGGACTGGGACGGCCGCTACTTCGAGCACCGCTCGGTCCGGCACATCTCGGTCTACCGCCCCGTCCCCGACGCCGACTGA